A segment of the uncultured Desulfobulbus sp. genome:
AATAGCAGCACAGTTCACCGGGATAAATGTTGCGGGTGAACAACCCGATGCCGCATGAATGGCTCGAGCAAGGACCTCTTTCCCCGAACCTGACTCCCCAAAAATGCTGACCGTGGTCTCTGAAAAAGTAGCCACCTGCCTGGCCGCATGAAGCACAGCCCCCATGGACGGAGAAACAGACTTTATATTTTCGAAACTGAAACGCTGGTTATAATACCCTTCGATCTGATTACACCGCTGACGCAATCGAGCGCTCTCGAGACTACGCGCAACGGTGAGCAAGAGTTCCTCACTGATGATGGGCTTAAGTAAGTAGTCATCTGCCCCCTGCTTCATGGCCTGTACCGCAGATTCAACGGATCCATGGGCGGTGATGACCACAAAGGGCAGTCCGGGAAATCGACTCTGCACCTCTGAGAGTAAAGCAAAGCCATCCATTTCGGGCATGACCAGATCAGATAAAATGAGATCTATTTCCTGCTGCTGCATGATTGAAAGCGCAGCACTACCGTTTTTTGCACAGATGGTGGCATAGCCTGCATCTGTGAGATGGGTATCAAGGAGGTAACGAAAACTTGTCTTGTCATCGACAACCAGTATTCGAGCTGGACTCATCTATCTTTCCTAGAAAACGTTGGCAATTGCAAATGTGCGTTGAGCTTTTGCGCTAATTTGTTGAGTGCAACTAGAGGCAACTCTCTACCTCCCCGGTGCAATTCAAAAGCAAATGAGCTGGCCTGTTCATCATCCAAATACCCACACAAGCCTTTCAGACTGTGTGCAGCCTCAAGGATGCGCTTCCGGTCCGAAAGCAAAAGCGCCTGATCAAGCATATTTTTCTCAGCTATCAGATCATCCCAGAGCAGCTTGGCATAGGTCTCGACACGTTCCTGATCGGAACCCATATCCGCGATCACTTTTTCAGCCAAGCCGTAGCGATTCAAGGATGGGGCCTGGCAGTCCTCCTGTTCTGTTACCTCACATCCAATCTCTGCCGTCTTTGCTCCTGTGCAAATATCGCTTAAAGCTAAACGCAGCTTCTGGGGATCAAGTGGTTTGCACAGCACCTGTTGCATACCGGCCGACAAAGCGCGTTCCCTGGTGCGTTCATCGGTGTCTGCGGTATACGCAATCATAGGAGTTGTCGCCTGCTGCAAACAAACCTCCCGGGAACGAATTTTTTTGGCTAACTCCAGGCCATTGAGATCAGGCATCCACAAATCAACGATATAACAGTCAAAAGTTTGTCTCTCTATCATTTTGAGTGCCTGGCGACCACTTTCAGCAATGATGACCCGATGCCCCCAGTCGTGCAGTGTCTCCTTTAGAAGTAAGCGATTAAAAGGGTTATCTTCTGCAACCAGCACAGAGAGAGCTCGGGCTTGCTCGCCATCCTCGGGAGCAAGCAGTACGGGGCTGCAGGTTTGCACTGGAAGTCGGACGGTAAAACAGCTTCCCCGATTAACTTGACTTTGGACCGTTATGCTCCCCCCCATCAGGGCGACCAGACGTTGGACAATAGCCAGCCCTAATCCGGTGCCACCGTATCTTCGGCTGATTCCTGGATCAATCTGTTGAAAGGGTTCAAAGAGCAGCTCCTGTTTGGTTAAATCTATACCGATCCCAGTATCTACAACCTCAATGCGTAACAAGCAGGCAGTAGGGTTCTCGCCACTCTTTTCTTCCTGCACCCGTAGGATAACGGCACCATTGTCGGTAAATTTTATGGCGTTGGCAAGGAGATTGGAAACGATCTGCCGTAATCTGGTAGCATCGCCCACAACCCAGGCAGGAAGCCCAGGCCCAAGCTCAAGGCGCATACTGACGCCATCATTATTATCAACCAGAGGCGTGAACTGCCAGCGTAAGAGCTCGAGAAGCTGGACCAGGTTAAACGGCGCGGCCTCAATATGTAACTGGCCTGCCTCCACTTTGGACATATCCAAAACATCGTTCACCAAGTTCATGAGCAGGTGAGCCGACTGATCTATTATGTCGATATATTGATGTAACTGTTCCTTGTGTGTTGTCCGGCGAGCAAGCCTGCTTAACCCGACAAGAGAATTGAGAGGTGTCCTGATTTCGTGGCTGACTAAGGCAAGAAAATCAGATTTGACCTGGCTGGCCTTTTCAGCGGCTTCACGCGCCTCCCTCAGTCGGTCTTGATTGATTTTCCACTCTGAAATATCTTGCAGCAGCAAAACATGGGATGGTTTCCCTTCTGCCCCTTCGGAAAGTAAGGTCGAACGGATTCGTGTCTCTACGCCTAATGCCGGCAAAACGGTTTCCAGGTACTGCGGAGTGCCAACCTGGCATATTGTACCCAAAGGGCAATCCTGATGTTGCTCATTCAGGCCACAAAGCAACTGACAGCAGCATTGCCCGATAATGGCCTTTTTAGAACGTTGTAATCGCTCTGCCAACGCCTTATTGACTCGAGTTATTCGCCGTTGCTCGTCAACAACGACCACCATATTGGGTGAGGTATCGATGATACGCTCCCAGAAAGTTTCCGAGGCCTCAAGTTGACGCCTGCTTTGCTCCGACTCTTGATAGAGATCTTTGAGTGCAGCTTGAGCCAAAAAAGAAGATTTTCGATACCCGTACCAGGTTGTAGAGACCATAAAGCAGAGAATATTGACCGCAAGATATCCGCTGAGTTGAGAAATTAAACTGAGGGAACTCTGGTCAGACTTAACCAGGAGCAACAAAAGCACACTCCCCAGCGTAAAGAGTACAGCCGGTAAAAATCGCCAGAAGGAATTTCCCGGCTGTAGAGTGTACAAAGCTAAAATAACACAAAAATCAATGAGAATATAGCCGGTGTATTCAACGGGACGAGAGGAATTAATCAAGAGTACACAGGCTACCATTGAGAGAGACCAGGCCAAGGTGAAACGATCAAGGATAACAGGATCATCCAACCGCCTGATACACACCAGAGTTACAAAAGAAAAACAGAAAAAAACAGCCCGCAGAGCGATCACCCAGACAAGCAGAGATTGATCATGCAAAAAAAGGGAGTCCGTACGGCTCAGCAATACATTGAGCACAAGTCCCACGATAAGGAGGAAGGAAAAGGATCGTACATCTTGAGGAAGAAAGGTCTTGCGGTACACATCCTGACGAGCTCCCTTTTGGCTCTCAATTTCCTCTGTACGGCTGTTGCTGAGCATATCCTCCTGCGCCAATCTCTTTATAACCTCTCTATTTTGCAGCGAATTTATATTTTCCTCCCTAGAGTATCCAGAAAATCACATCGTTTTGTTAAATAGTCTTTTTTTGCAAACAACTTTGATGGATCTCTTCAAGCCACTGGGGGCATTGGCTTTTCAAGCCCTGACTAAAATCCGCATATCCCCTTAACACTATTTACATAATCAACTTTAAGTATCCATGGTGTGTGATTTGCTACATAACGGAAATACCATCTCCCACTAACCTTCAGCCTACCAGTGCAAGAATGCGTACACATGAGAACAGGGATGTTCAAAGCAAACTTGAACCTGAGGAGCAAAAGGATCAAGAAGTGCAATGTTACCGCTCACTCTTCAACAACTCCTTAGAGGGCATCTTCTTTACCACCCCCGATGGGCGCTATTTAGACGTCAACCCCACATTGGCCCGCATTTACGGTTTTTCAAAGCCAGAGTGTCGATATCATAGGTTTCGGAATGCGGGCACTTATCGTGCCTGATGAGTTGATAGTTGAATGCGAAAATGTTCGCAACTCAATTTTATCTGGGGTGAGCGTCCAGTGCGAAACCAAGCGTCGCCATCGTGATGGGAGATTGATTCCCGTTGATATGATAGGGTTTCCCAATCAAGCTGGTGCAGCTATAAATGGCATCACCTATATATATCAAGATATTTCTGAACGAAAAGCCTTTGAGAAACAAATCACACATCAGGCATTTCATGATGCGCTCACCGGCCTGCCCAACCGCACCCTTTTTGGCGAACGTTTAGAGCGGGCTCTGGAACGTTCACGCCGACGCCCAATCTCGATTATGCGGTATTGATGATTGATCTGAACAAATTTAAAGCGGTGAACGATTCCCTTGGACACCCGGCCGGGGATCAGTTGCTCATTGAAGTTAGCCAACGGCTGTCGTTCTGTGTACGCTCCGTGGATACCGTTGCTCGCCTTGGTGGTGACGAATTCGCTCTTATTCTCGAAGAGTTCAACACACGAGAAAAACTCCTTAACACAACACGCCGAATGCATTCTATTCTCTGTGAGCCCTTCTCGTTATATGGCAACGATATTACTCCTGGTGCTTCAATAGGTATTGTTACTCAACTCAATGAATATACCAGCGCTGAAGAGGTCCTGCGGGATGCCGATATAGCCATGTACCGCGCCAAGCAGCAGGGGAAAAGTATTCTTCTTTTCGACAAACATATGCACCTGGAACTGATCGAATCGATCAATCTGGAAGCTGAACTGAAAGAAGCTATTTACTCTGAGGGACTGACACTGCATTACCAGCCCATTGTTTCTGTCGATACAGAGCGACTCCTCGGTTTTGAGGCCCTGGTTCGCTGGAATCACCCAATGCGGGGGATGGTTCCACCAGATCGGTTTATTCCTCTGGCCGAAGAGACGGGACTCATTATTGACCTAGGGAAGTGGGTTATCACCGAGGCCTGCGCTACACTAAAAAACTGGTTGGAGGAATTAGGCTGGAGGCAGGGACTCATAATGAGTGTCAATGTCTCGTGTCGACAACTGGCCGATACCGGACTGGTGGAACATGTGATGTCTGAACTCATCAGACACCAACTGAACCCAGCTAATCTCAAGATCGAGGTTACAGAATCAGTGATAATGCATGATGTCGACCGAGCCATCATCGAACTCAACCGATTGCGCAAACTTGGGGTGCAAATAGCCATTGATGACTTCGGAACGGGCTACTCTTCACTTGCCTACCTGCGTAGAATCCCCATTGACCACCTCAAGATAGACCGCTCCTTTATTCATGGATTTTCAGAGGGCGACAAAGAAAACGATGAAATTGTCCGATCCATCATTTCTTTGGCTCGTAGCCTGGACCTCGGGGTTATTGCCGAAGGTGTAGAAAACCGGGATCAGCTCGAGCGGCTGCGCAGCCTCAATTGTGACCGGGTTCAGGGTTTCATGTTTTCTCGACCAGTCGACCAGAAAAAAGCAACGGCTATGATTCGCCAATATGAAAAGCCCTTGCACCCTGCTTAAAGATGACTAAAAATAACAATCAGTTTCATTTGACTTCATCTATGCAGCCCTTCAAGGGATACATTCAACGTTTCTTAACAGGTATGTATCCTGCAAGGAAAATGGACAGATTCAGAACTCCGAAACTCACTGCGCAATACATCCAAACAGGAGGAAGTGCCATGCAAGATCGTCGAGATTTTCTTAAAAC
Coding sequences within it:
- a CDS encoding ATP-binding protein, which encodes MLSNSRTEEIESQKGARQDVYRKTFLPQDVRSFSFLLIVGLVLNVLLSRTDSLFLHDQSLLVWVIALRAVFFCFSFVTLVCIRRLDDPVILDRFTLAWSLSMVACVLLINSSRPVEYTGYILIDFCVILALYTLQPGNSFWRFLPAVLFTLGSVLLLLLVKSDQSSLSLISQLSGYLAVNILCFMVSTTWYGYRKSSFLAQAALKDLYQESEQSRRQLEASETFWERIIDTSPNMVVVVDEQRRITRVNKALAERLQRSKKAIIGQCCCQLLCGLNEQHQDCPLGTICQVGTPQYLETVLPALGVETRIRSTLLSEGAEGKPSHVLLLQDISEWKINQDRLREAREAAEKASQVKSDFLALVSHEIRTPLNSLVGLSRLARRTTHKEQLHQYIDIIDQSAHLLMNLVNDVLDMSKVEAGQLHIEAAPFNLVQLLELLRWQFTPLVDNNDGVSMRLELGPGLPAWVVGDATRLRQIVSNLLANAIKFTDNGAVILRVQEEKSGENPTACLLRIEVVDTGIGIDLTKQELLFEPFQQIDPGISRRYGGTGLGLAIVQRLVALMGGSITVQSQVNRGSCFTVRLPVQTCSPVLLAPEDGEQARALSVLVAEDNPFNRLLLKETLHDWGHRVIIAESGRQALKMIERQTFDCYIVDLWMPDLNGLELAKKIRSREVCLQQATTPMIAYTADTDERTRERALSAGMQQVLCKPLDPQKLRLALSDICTGAKTAEIGCEVTEQEDCQAPSLNRYGLAEKVIADMGSDQERVETYAKLLWDDLIAEKNMLDQALLLSDRKRILEAAHSLKGLCGYLDDEQASSFAFELHRGGRELPLVALNKLAQKLNAHLQLPTFSRKDR
- a CDS encoding PAS domain S-box protein, translating into MRTHENRDVQSKLEPEEQKDQEVQCYRSLFNNSLEGIFFTTPDGRYLDVNPTLARIYGFSKPECRYHRFRNAGTYRA
- a CDS encoding diguanylate cyclase; amino-acid sequence: MRALIVPDELIVECENVRNSILSGVSVQCETKRRHRDGRLIPVDMIGFPNQAGAAINGITYIYQDISERKAFEKQITHQAFHDALTGLPNRTLFGERLERALERSRRRPISIMRY
- a CDS encoding EAL domain-containing protein, which encodes MIDLNKFKAVNDSLGHPAGDQLLIEVSQRLSFCVRSVDTVARLGGDEFALILEEFNTREKLLNTTRRMHSILCEPFSLYGNDITPGASIGIVTQLNEYTSAEEVLRDADIAMYRAKQQGKSILLFDKHMHLELIESINLEAELKEAIYSEGLTLHYQPIVSVDTERLLGFEALVRWNHPMRGMVPPDRFIPLAEETGLIIDLGKWVITEACATLKNWLEELGWRQGLIMSVNVSCRQLADTGLVEHVMSELIRHQLNPANLKIEVTESVIMHDVDRAIIELNRLRKLGVQIAIDDFGTGYSSLAYLRRIPIDHLKIDRSFIHGFSEGDKENDEIVRSIISLARSLDLGVIAEGVENRDQLERLRSLNCDRVQGFMFSRPVDQKKATAMIRQYEKPLHPA